One window of Campylobacter sp. MIT 99-7217 genomic DNA carries:
- the fliN gene encoding flagellar motor switch protein FliN: protein MAEERLNEFGEHAGLLDSYEDILDITVDFVSELGTTQMSVSELLKLNVGSVIDLEKPAGESVELYINKRIFGKGEVMVYEKNLAIRINEILDSKTVLQYFKKEVV, encoded by the coding sequence ATGGCTGAGGAGAGATTAAATGAATTTGGCGAACATGCAGGTTTGCTTGATTCTTATGAGGATATTTTAGATATTACTGTTGATTTTGTTAGCGAGCTTGGTACGACACAAATGAGTGTTAGCGAGCTTTTAAAGCTTAATGTGGGTTCTGTTATTGATCTTGAAAAACCAGCTGGTGAGAGCGTGGAATTATATATTAATAAAAGAATTTTTGGAAAAGGCGAGGTTATGGTATATGAAAAAAACCTAGCCATTCGTATCAATGAAATTTTGGATTCAAAAACGGTTCTACAATACTTTAAAAAAGAAGTAGTATGA
- the trpA gene encoding tryptophan synthase subunit alpha: MVNFRTHFKDKANVAYMVAGYPDLKMTKSFIEGLDRTNIDILELGIAYSDPIADGKIISEAALKALEKGATIHKVFELLSEVKTSKILVFLVYYNVIFSYGLQSFVKKAKEVGIKGLIVPDLPFEENEELFRLCEEANLALIPLISVTTPKPRIKEILSRGSGFVYAVASVGITGGKRAEQAKLKTLVKDIREESSLPVFLGFGIKTKKDVQKIKQICDGAIVGTSIVQLFKEYKIREIFKKIKEIFE, from the coding sequence ATGGTTAATTTTAGAACTCATTTTAAAGATAAGGCAAATGTAGCGTATATGGTGGCTGGATATCCAGATCTTAAGATGACAAAATCCTTTATAGAGGGGCTTGATAGAACAAATATCGATATTTTAGAGCTTGGTATAGCATACTCTGATCCCATTGCTGATGGAAAAATTATCTCAGAAGCTGCTTTAAAAGCCTTAGAAAAAGGGGCGACTATACATAAGGTCTTTGAGCTTTTAAGTGAGGTAAAAACTTCTAAAATTCTTGTTTTTTTGGTGTATTATAATGTGATCTTTTCTTATGGTTTGCAAAGCTTTGTGAAAAAGGCTAAGGAAGTAGGCATTAAAGGGCTTATCGTGCCTGATCTTCCTTTTGAAGAAAATGAAGAGCTTTTTAGGCTTTGCGAAGAAGCAAATTTAGCCCTAATCCCACTTATCAGCGTAACAACGCCTAAGCCTCGTATCAAAGAGATATTAAGTAGGGGAAGTGGCTTTGTGTATGCTGTGGCAAGTGTTGGCATTACCGGAGGCAAAAGGGCTGAACAAGCAAAGCTTAAGACTCTTGTCAAGGATATCAGAGAGGAAAGTTCTTTGCCTGTTTTTTTGGGTTTTGGTATTAAAACAAAAAAAGATGTGCAAAAGATAAAGCAAATTTGTGATGGGGCTATCGTTGGGACAAGTATAGTCCAGCTTTTTAAAGAATACAAAATAAGAGAAATTTTTAAAAAAATCAAAGAAATTTTTGAATAA
- the trpB gene encoding tryptophan synthase subunit beta: MKKSYYGEFGGQFVPETAMFALKDLEKAFHEIAFLKDFKKELKDLLKNYVGRKTPLYFARNLSKHFGHEIYLKREDLNHTGAHKINNALAQVLLAKKMGKKKVIAETGAGQHGLATATAAALLGLECEIYMGETDMQRQALNVYKIELLGARVVGIKNGLKTLKEATTAALQTWINEIEKSFYVIGSAVGPYPYPQIVAHFQSIIGKETKKQLKKLGKKADMIIACVGGGSNAVGIFYEFIEDKKVRLIGVEAGGLGVDTPYHAATLTKGRTGIIHGMKTKVLQDELGNILPVHSISAGLDYPGIGPIHAHLFESKRASYYAVSDDECIEALKFLCKKEGILSAIESAHALAILPKICKDLSKKSVIVVNLSGRGDKDIETIKAYKKGRIYG, translated from the coding sequence ATGAAAAAGAGTTATTATGGAGAATTTGGGGGGCAGTTTGTACCAGAAACAGCAATGTTTGCTTTAAAGGACTTAGAAAAGGCTTTTCATGAAATAGCTTTTTTAAAAGATTTTAAAAAAGAGTTAAAAGATTTACTTAAAAACTATGTAGGACGCAAGACACCTCTTTATTTTGCTAGAAATTTAAGCAAGCATTTTGGACATGAAATTTATTTAAAAAGAGAGGATTTAAATCACACAGGAGCACATAAGATCAACAATGCTTTAGCCCAAGTACTTTTAGCTAAGAAAATGGGCAAAAAAAAGGTGATAGCCGAGACAGGAGCAGGGCAGCATGGACTAGCCACCGCCACAGCAGCAGCACTTTTAGGCTTAGAATGTGAAATTTATATGGGCGAAACGGATATGCAAAGACAGGCTTTAAATGTTTATAAAATAGAGCTTTTAGGAGCTAGGGTTGTGGGCATTAAAAATGGACTTAAGACCCTTAAAGAAGCCACAACTGCTGCCTTGCAAACTTGGATCAATGAGATAGAAAAATCCTTTTATGTGATAGGAAGTGCTGTTGGACCTTATCCTTATCCTCAAATCGTAGCACATTTTCAAAGTATCATCGGCAAGGAGACAAAAAAACAGCTGAAAAAGTTGGGTAAAAAAGCTGACATGATCATTGCTTGTGTGGGTGGAGGAAGTAATGCTGTGGGTATTTTTTATGAATTTATAGAAGATAAAAAAGTGCGTTTGATAGGCGTTGAAGCAGGAGGGCTTGGCGTGGATACTCCTTATCATGCAGCGACCTTAACAAAGGGGCGAACAGGTATCATTCATGGTATGAAAACAAAGGTTTTGCAAGATGAGCTGGGTAATATCTTGCCTGTGCATAGTATTTCAGCTGGGCTTGATTATCCGGGTATTGGTCCTATTCATGCTCATTTGTTTGAAAGTAAAAGGGCAAGTTATTATGCGGTAAGTGATGATGAGTGTATCGAGGCTTTAAAGTTTTTGTGTAAAAAAGAAGGAATTTTAAGTGCTATTGAAAGTGCGCATGCCTTGGCTATTTTACCAAAAATTTGCAAGGATTTAAGCAAAAAAAGCGTCATAGTTGTCAATCTTTCAGGAAGAGGGGATAAGGATATAGAAACGATCAAAGCTTACAAAAAAGGAAGAATTTATGGTTAA
- a CDS encoding phosphoribosylanthranilate isomerase — protein sequence MKKIKICGITESKNALELARLELDYMGLIFTKSPRQVSFEKAVEIASIINEHGKKSVGVFVDEKDELILELAKACKLKVVQVYKNISKSLYEDLKALNLELWQVLSINEDFKKDLSEQVFADLILFDTKGKFKGGNGLSFDWKLLDEPILQAFLSENKLDFGLAGGIGLENIKEALKTKALLLDLNSRVEIKAGLKDISLVEKIIKELGE from the coding sequence AGCTTGATTATATGGGCTTAATCTTTACAAAAAGCCCAAGGCAAGTAAGCTTTGAAAAAGCCGTTGAGATAGCTAGTATCATTAATGAGCATGGTAAAAAAAGCGTGGGTGTTTTTGTAGATGAAAAAGATGAGCTTATCTTAGAACTAGCCAAGGCTTGTAAGCTAAAAGTGGTTCAAGTTTATAAAAATATTTCAAAAAGCTTATATGAGGACTTAAAGGCTTTAAATTTAGAGCTTTGGCAGGTTTTAAGCATAAATGAAGATTTTAAAAAGGACTTGAGTGAGCAAGTCTTTGCTGATTTGATCCTTTTTGATACTAAGGGAAAATTTAAGGGAGGAAATGGGCTAAGCTTTGATTGGAAGCTTTTAGATGAGCCTATTTTACAAGCTTTTTTAAGCGAAAATAAGCTTGATTTTGGCTTAGCTGGAGGCATAGGGCTTGAAAATATCAAAGAAGCCTTAAAAACAAAGGCCTTGCTTTTGGATCTAAACTCAAGGGTTGAAATAAAAGCTGGACTTAAGGATATAAGCTTGGTAGAAAAGATTATAAAGGAGCTTGGAGAATGA